The following nucleotide sequence is from Trifolium pratense cultivar HEN17-A07 linkage group LG2, ARS_RC_1.1, whole genome shotgun sequence.
ATCAATAAATTTCATCACTCAAATCAAATATGATGAGATTTATTGATTCAATGGTGAAAAACAAACTCATACATGGTGCAAGTCTATTTCATTTATGTGTCTTAGATAACTTATCAGTGAGTGAACCTAGTTATCCCGATCGACAATTTCTTGATATATCAAGTGTGATAAAgtttaagtgattaatgagctTTGGGAATGACCAATCAATTGGAAGTACTCGAGTTTGAATCCATGTTgacacaattcatttttcaggttttatttatcttttagtCGAACTCTAAAAATTAGGATTCATTTCCCCTTTAAATTGAAGGATTAACACAAAATGTTTCTAATTTCTCTAGATACTAAAATTAAACTTCTAATCACATACTTTAAAGGTCCTACCATTGACCAATTTATTTGTCAataactgagattcatttaagggaTTGACCTCTTTTCCCGCACTTTAAATCATACTATACTTACACCTCATAATAAATTATTGATCATCTACCAACTTTGTCAcaagttttctttcttttttttttttttaatttgagaaAAGAATTCAAGGAATATATGATGAGTATAGAAGTCTATGACTATATATGTTCTCTTCCATCGTTTCAAACTCCTAAAATGAAGAAGGTAAATCCTGTAAAACTCCCCCGCAGATTTTGCTATACTCAAAACAGCTCCTGCCTTCTTAACTATTGAATGGAAAGTGTGTTGCATCAATGTGACTCCTATGGTCTTGTCATGTTGAATACAAATCACAAAACTTCAGTTTTCTTCATTTAAACAGTAGTAGTTCACTTCAAATTCAATAGCATGATTTTGGCAAAAAATGTGAAGGCAATTTTCTAGTGGCAATGAAATAAGTTTAGCCATGCGCATGCCATTGATATCAATTATCATATCATCCACCAGTTCCCTTCAGTGACTAGTTATCAGTGCCAATTTCCATTTGACTACACAATGTATATAGTGTGATATTCTGGCGTGTAGCTCACAGTATAGAGAGTCAAACAGTCATTGCCATTCATaactaatcttttttttttcaacccTCAAAAGTTGTAACTCAAATGTGACCTTCAACATTGTGTTAGTATTTTATTTGGTCTACAATACCAAGAGTATCACAACATGTGTAAATCCAAACACATAGCAACTTTTCTACGGACacaatttcaaattaattatatttaagggcgcacacataaataaataaaaattaaatcataagTTCAGTCAGAACATTTGATATCAATAatccttttatattttttagattcggTATGCGTGGCCAAATATTTAGTTTGTGCTTTGTCTATCTAAGTACCGGTGCGCTCCCAAACACATTATAAAACTTTTGAAGTTGTTATTTATGGAAATGGATTAGGAGCAGTCATGTTTCTTGTAGTCAAGGTGCAGTCACTGAATCATAGCCGTTTGATTAAAATTTGACCGCTCAAATTTAAATgcaactttaattttttaaaacataaaattctgACCTTAGATCTAAACTATCCGATCTTGATTAAATAGCAATGATTATACTTAATGCATATAGTTATGGGTGCTGACTGCACCTAATCCAGGTCCGTTATTTATCGCTATTCATGTAAAAAGTAgttattccttaaaaaaataatgtcaaaAGTAGTTATAGATATTCACAAAAGATACTATTTTTTCTTATCTTATTAGTACTTGCTAAATTTAGTCTAATATATGAAGCCAAATCGGATATGATTGATAGACTAACGGGAGTGGCGATAGGTCTAAATTTTcttggcttaaatgcaattttatcgttcttattttgaataaatcagaattttacctCCTtatttcactaaaacggtaattaatctctctctgtaactataaatttagtggagtttgattatgtggaaattTAACTCAattacggtcattttggtaTCAGTTTGGTggattattgatcaaaattgagttaccAAAATTGAGATACCAGtttgcttctgagcctcaacttcaaagctttGCACAGAACTAAATTTTGATCAACAATTCACCAAACTGATACCAAAATgatcgtaatcgagttagctttccacaaaatcaaactccattaaatttggagttacagagagaaattaattactgttttagtgaaatAGGGGGTAGAATTttgatttattcaaaataggggataaaactgcatttaagccttttagTTCATACTAAGTGATAAGTGATTATGCTTTtgttgtaaaatatttttagtggAGATTGATATTTTAGGGGTAGGGTATGGGATGGGACAAAGCATATGAAACATCTAATTGAAGCAACTTAATACTCCCTCATGCCTCAGGACAAATAGAAGAGAATCAATCTCTTTTCATATTTTGGAGTGATACcaatacaataaaatatttaaaaactagAATATTCAGAGGCTAGCATAGCATTTCAAGATTATTTGTTGTTTCCTCTGGATTTCATGTTGCAGGCTTTTGCTCTCTAGCTAAATACTACTTGTTAACAGTATGTCTCAAtcaaaaaattctaaaaagatTATTCTTAGGTGAAATCCTTTTCAACAAATAATGTAATCTTCAATTATACACTTCTACTGTCATTtgagcagttttttttttttaatgaatttggATTCCTTTGTAGTCTGATCATGTATTTACGCATTCGACACATTAATGATCGTTCGGTTGTGATCAAAATCGGGCAATCCAAAAAGTATTGGCAATTTAAATTTAGTGATTCAAAATGTCAAGCGTAAATTTGGACTCTCCAATATTCGATCGAACAATCACCAATACTCCAAAGGTGGAGTTCTAATTGCAAGGGAGCTAAGTTCGTTTCTTAATAGGTTAGCGTGGGAAATAAATTCCCTACAAATAAATAGTGACTGCAAGAAAATCTCAATTAtctaatcaaattttttattgacCGAATTTTAAATTTCGAGTGTTCGATTTCAATCAAATGACCTTGAACACACTAAGAGTGTGACTCTCCGATTGAATCGATTTCGCATTAGcattatgtatgatttttttaacgACAATGCTGAATGCAGCGAAAAATATTTTCACGTATACTTTCACGACATGAAGTGCAAACTAGTTATTGGCTAATTATCACAAATACGCCCCATGATTTCCGTCAAAGACAAAGGGAAAAGCAGTTTAGAAAATTTAGCATGCTCATAACGTACTTCACGATGTGTTTCGTGAATGAAAATTTCGCTGGATATAGCACTACTCTTTTTTAGTCACGTAGATATATcataaaagaaattgaaaaaaagaaaagtttcaGATACAGGGACCCCAAGAAATTTAAAGGTAACacacttgttttatttttttaagctggCAGAATCTGTTTAGAGCAACAAAAGAACTAACTCAACTACCAAACTGCAAGTTACATGTTGGTCAATAATGATTAGCCGCCGCAATTCATACAACTAAatatatttgacatttttacttatatttaagatcGGATAAGGTGTAGAAATTTTATGTGGTTACTCAAACAAAGGACATTGATAGCtaggtaaaaactaaaaatagaaaaacacttaaaaaaagaaagatactaTATTGATATACAGAGTTAACAAATTGATTAACATCCtcttaattatataaatgaaCTACATTAAGGAACAAATTTGAAATCATGGGTTGAAAATAATGTTCCCACATTTGCATTTCCAACTCATGGGCTTGTAGTTTGAATTATCTTGTCTTCTAGAATAAGCAATTGTAGACAGAGTTGAAGGGTTAATCTTTCCATTAAGTGCTCTAGGATTGGTTGGAACTTGAATAGCCTCACAATGTCCACAGAATCTGCATCTTGTTTCACATCTTGGTGGCCTTGAACCTATCTGTTTCCTCACCATCACCTTGTTATCACCTAATGTCTGCACAAattaacataaattaaattctttctaCATCAATAAAGTGCGGTTCGGTAGTAAGAATTTGACTTTGTAGtattactttaattaataaaattagaagtacataaatatttttaaatgtaattAGTGTATATGTGGATGAGTGGTGACTTTGACAAATTTACGGTAGCACTGTGAAAACTACGCTGAATTATCGTGATTCTGAATCTAAACATGAACTATACTAAACCAAATTTACCTGGTGAAAACCATTCTGATTCAAAGTCTTTCTACCTGTTagaacaaaagaaacaaaaaagaaaatgttagttGAAGATGgaatttctttagtttgtaCATTTTGGAAGA
It contains:
- the LOC123909516 gene encoding EPIDERMAL PATTERNING FACTOR-like protein 2, which encodes MRIQYQHVIFGQRLCFITISLFFLIISSFPQKGLVAEGRKTLNQNGFHQTLGDNKVMVRKQIGSRPPRCETRCRFCGHCEAIQVPTNPRALNGKINPSTLSTIAYSRRQDNSNYKPMSWKCKCGNIIFNP